In Gambusia affinis linkage group LG08, SWU_Gaff_1.0, whole genome shotgun sequence, a single window of DNA contains:
- the tbxas1 gene encoding thromboxane-A synthase, translating into MEAAGDLLNVFNMEASRMSVTVGLFLVFLCLLYWYSVYPFSVLARCGIKHPKPVPFFGNIFYFREGFFRPLTELIKEHGRVCGYYLGRRPVVVVADPDMLRSVMVREFNNFPNRMQFRFATKPMTDCLLMLRNERWKRVRSILTPSFSAAKMKEMVPLINTAADALMKNLKVHADSGKAFDIHKCFGCFTMDVIASVAFGTQVDSQNNPDDPFVRHAQLFFSFSFFRPLMLFFIAFPNIMAPIARFIPNKRRDQMNGFFISIIQKIIQQREEQPPSQRRRDFLQLMLDARTGKESVSLEHFDTANPSEELASCSDQENGSAHQQESPARRPLRKMMTEDEVVGQAFVFLLAGYETSSNTLGFTCYLLAINPDCQRRVQDEVDEFFTRHDSPDYSNVQELKYLDMVVCEALRLYPPGFRFAREVDHDCVVNGQILPKGATLEIPAGFLHYDPDHWTEPDRFIPERFTPEAKASRHPFVYLPFGAGPRNCVGMRLAQLEIRMALVHLFHRFNVEACSETKVPLDLKSSSTLGPKDGIYVKITHRNRGEAQKDSLSDDSKLSCDPSAR; encoded by the exons ATGGAGGCTGCTGGTGACCTCCTGAATGTCTTCAACATGGAGGCCAGCAGAATGTCAGTGACAGTTGGACTGTTCCTCGTTTTTCTGTGTCTCCTTTACTG GTATTCAGTCTATCCGTTCTCAGTCCTCGCTCGGTGTGGAATCAAACATCCCAAACCAGTGCCTTTTTTTGGCAACATATTCTATTTCCGTGAG GGTTTCTTCAGACCTCTCACTGAACTTATAAAAGAACATGGCAGAGTGTGTgg GTATTATTTGGGCCGCCGACCCGTGGTGGTGGTGGCCGACCCCGACATGCTCAGATCAGTGATGGTCAGGGAATTCAACAACTTCCCTAACAGAATG caATTTCGATTTGCCACCAAGCCCATGACGGACTGCCTGCTCATGCTGAGGAACGAACGGTGGAAAAGGGTCCGGAGTATTTTGACCCCGTCCTTCAGTGCTGCCAAGATGAAAGAA atggTTCCGCTCATCAACACGGCTGCTGATGCTCTGATGAAGAACCTGAAGGTTCATGCTGACTCAGGGAAAGCCTTTGACATCCACAA gtgttttggctgttttactATGGATGTTATCGCCAGCGTGGCGTTTGGCACTCAGGTCGACTCTCAGAACAACCCAGACGATCCGTTTGTCCGCCACGCTCAGCtgttcttctccttctctttcttcagGCCTctcatgttgtttttca TTGCTTTTCCCAACATCATGGCTCCCATTGCCAGATTTATCCCAAACAAAAGGCGAGACCAGATGAACGGCTTCTTCATCAGCATCATTCAGAAGATCatccagcagagagaagagcAGCCTCCCAGTCAG CGGCGTCGAGATTTCCTCCAGCTGATGCTGGACGCTCGAACCGGCAAAGAGAGCGTCTCTTTGGAGCACTTCGACACAGCGAACCCCTCGGAGGAGCTGGCATCCTGCTCGGATCAGGAAAACGGGTCGGCTCACCAGCAGGAGTCGCCCGCCAGGCGTCCGCTGAGGAAGATGATGACGGAGGACGAGGTGGTTGGCCAGGCCTTCGTCTTCCTCCTGGCGGGATACGAGACCAGCAGCAACACGCTGGGCTTCACCTGCTACCTGCTGGCCATCAACCCCGACTGCCAGCGCAGAGTTCAGGACGAGGTCGACGAATTCTTCACCAGACAT GATTCGCCGGATTACTCAAACGTCCAGGAGCTGAAGTACCTGGACATGGTCGTGTGTGAAGCTCTGCGGCTCTACCCGCCTGGCTTCAG gTTTGCTCGAGAAGTCGACCATGACTGTGTGGTGAACGGCCAGATTCTCCCCAAAGGAGCGACTCTGGAGATCCCAGCAGGATTCCTGCACTACGACCCGGATCACTGGACCGAGCCGGACCGGTTCATCCCCGAAAG GTTTACACCGGAAGCGAAGGCGAGTCGTCACCCCTTCGTCTACCTGCCGTTCGGTGCCGGGCCGCGGAACTGTGTGGGGATGAGGCTGGCCCAGCTGGAGATCCGGATGGCTTTGGTCCATTTGTTCCACAGGTTCAACGTCGAGGCCTGCTCCGAGACCAAG GTTCCTCTTGACCTGAAATCCTCCAGCACTCT